AGAAAAGTAGAATTCATAGAAACGGTGGAGGTAAAATTCATGATCAACAAATTTTTTGTCGTCAATAAACAAAAGTTGGGATTCGTATTCACGTTGTTACTTCTGGTTCTGATGATGCTTCCTACACAAGCTCAGTATAGACAACTTAATGCTAAATTAGATCCCGAGGGCACGTTACTTCCATCCTCAGTATCAAGTTCATCTAACACATCCTCCCTGCAAGAAAAAACAATAGAGTGGCTATCTTCAGCTGAGGTACAAGCAGATGCCCCGGTTAAGCAAAAGATGAAGAAAACAGTGTATCTTACCTTTGATGATGGGCCAAGCAAGCTTACAGGTAAAGTGCTTGACATATTACAAGATTCCAATATCAAAGCTACCTTTTTTGTATTAGGTGAACATGTTACAAGATATCCTGAGTTGATCTCTCGATTACATGAAGAGGGGCATGCCATAGGCAATCATACATATAATCACAACTATGATGAACTGTATAAAGGCTTCTCTCCATTCTGGAATCAGATCAAACAGACCGAAGCGGAGATTCAACGTGTTATAGGGGTTCGAACATCACTTGTGAGAGCTCCTGGTGGAACGGCGGGACATTTTGATAATACCTATTTCAGTCTAATGAAGCAAGCGGGGTATCAAGTTATCGATTGGAATATAGATAGTGGTGACTCTAGAGGGAGGAACGTACCCGCGGGAGATATTATTAGACAAGCCACGGAGAACATAAGCAATGATCAGGTTGTCGTTCTCATGCATGACGGCGGAGGGCATGAGGAGACGATTAAAGCACTTCCAGCTATTATTTCGAAATATCGTGCTCAAGGATACAACTTTGATATTCTGACTCCGGAGCAGGAGTCTGTGCAGTTCAAGGTCACTCAAAGTGCTAAATCTTTGAAGAGAGTACAGCCAAGCCAGGCGTGGATTGCTACTCATATCGTTCCGAATGCTGGGATATTTACACAAAGTAAAGATTTAATATTGCAAGTGGGTAGAATGGAAACAAAACTTCAGTCGAGTGAATATCGGGTTGTTGAAGGAAAGATTATGGTTCCTGTACGTTTAACGATGGAAAGACTAGGGGGTCGTGTGACAT
The nucleotide sequence above comes from Paenibacillus sp. IHBB 10380. Encoded proteins:
- a CDS encoding polysaccharide deacetylase, which codes for MINKFFVVNKQKLGFVFTLLLLVLMMLPTQAQYRQLNAKLDPEGTLLPSSVSSSSNTSSLQEKTIEWLSSAEVQADAPVKQKMKKTVYLTFDDGPSKLTGKVLDILQDSNIKATFFVLGEHVTRYPELISRLHEEGHAIGNHTYNHNYDELYKGFSPFWNQIKQTEAEIQRVIGVRTSLVRAPGGTAGHFDNTYFSLMKQAGYQVIDWNIDSGDSRGRNVPAGDIIRQATENISNDQVVVLMHDGGGHEETIKALPAIISKYRAQGYNFDILTPEQESVQFKVTQSAKSLKRVQPSQAWIATHIVPNAGIFTQSKDLILQVGRMETKLQSSEYRVVEGKIMVPVRLTMERLGGRVTWDQEHKLAAIDMNSVSLQIDMATGKWITMRTDKQEQINNISVTMRGGTMWAPLRELLQSTGHSTQSIHMNEQERRIKTY